In Zingiber officinale cultivar Zhangliang unplaced genomic scaffold, Zo_v1.1 ctg167, whole genome shotgun sequence, the sequence CGTTAATGGCAGGAGCAGCCCCTCTAGTGTCCTTCACATAGGAGGCATAGTCCCGGAAGTGCATGGTGTAAAGGGTGGACTGGTAGCGAGTCACACAAATTCGGCAGCGCAGCGTCTCACTTATCGCACCCTTGTAGCCTGCTTTTCGCATGAGCGAATCAATGGTTTCGATCTTAGTCCAACCTGttcaaaaaaatagaaaagaaaggaATGAAGCAAGGACAGTCAGTGAGGTATCAGGTCAAATTCAACCGATCAACCTGGCCGATTGGATAAAAGTCTTCCCTTAATGGTTCGGCTTATGAACCGTGTTTGCATTGCTATGTAGATATATGAACTCAAACAGAACCCTAATGGTGAGACTATCATGCACAAGTTTCAAATATTTGCGGTGATGAGGATTTTAACAATCTCTAGGGGAAAAGCTGTACAAAGAAGTCAATAGAGATGAACCGAGCAGGACATACAAACTAACCTTCATGGGCAGCTACCTCAGGTAGGTACGTAGCGCTGCGCCTCGTGTTGTAATCAGGGTCAGTAAATTCAATGATCAATCCATGTTTTTCAATCTGAGAGAATTAACAATCGTCTGAAATATTTTTGTTAAAAGCTGAAACCAAATCGTTACGACCATCACATAAAGAGGCTAGAATTATTAGCTCGAAAGAAACATATTTGGTATACAATGCAGGAATGTACTACAAAAGAGAAACCAGAATTAAAGCGAAGTGGCAAACCTCCCAATCAAGGTAGTTTGCAGCAGTTTCATAGTTGGTTAGTATAGACACTGTACATTGCAAATAGGGGAGTTCTTTAGCCTGAATGGGTGGGAAACGGCGATCCCTCAGAGCACTGTAAAATAATGATGATCACTAGCTATCTAGCGCCATAGAAAAACAAGTGAAATTGAAAAGGTTCCTGTACTGTGAGAAGCTACAAAAACTAATACGGCAAGCGCAAACTCGTAGGCAAAATGTTTAACCAATTCATTTAATAGAAATGAAACAAGGAATTTTCTGCTATCCGCATTGCGGACTCAGCAGAAAATATTTGCTGGCAGAGATCAGAATAACTGTCGAGAAAAAATTGATACTATTGAAATTGCAAACAGTTTTCATCAGAATGGATAACTATCTCTCTAAATGTTCATTGTTAGAATTGACTGACTGCCCATTTATCGAAACCTATATATTTATATTATGCAGGCTTCCCTTGCGTGCAAGATTGGATTAGTCCAAATCCAAATGTGAACTAGCATAAGAATATATATTTGTAAATGCTACATTACCATAATAGAATGCAAGATATACTAATTTTGATGCCGTGCTAAAGTATTGATCACCAAGAACACGTGTCACTAAATTCCATAATAGATTTGCACAATCTCTTGTATTTGATTGCTCAGAACTACAGGTTTTTACCAACAATTCTCAGTACATGCTAGTATTGATCAAAGGTAGCAAAATGGTTCGTCAAGTATTTCAAGTTTGAACGCCTACATTTTAAACCTTCTATGCTGACGATTTGTTTTCAACTTCTCATATTACAGATGTCTTTAGTTTAGTCCACCATGACAACACTTCTGTAACACGGAAATTTTGGTCCTTAATTCCTTATGTACATTAACCAGTATAATTGgtgcaatcaaaattttctagttaattaattaattatcatttaTCTTTGGATACATCAATCAAACCATTTGGGTTCTACTTCAGATTTATGATATGTAAAGCAGATAAATCAGTTGATATTAAATCAATCCAT encodes:
- the LOC122036501 gene encoding uncharacterized protein At2g38710-like; translated protein: MMSANQEMAVYCFDTLVAHYNGEQVPPPEFEEGHHPLFVTWKKAVNGSEPRLRGCIGTLEARGIVTGFRDYALTSALRDRRFPPIQAKELPYLQCTVSILTNYETAANYLDWEIEKHGLIIEFTDPDYNTRRSATYLPEVAAHEGWTKIETIDSLMRKAGYKGAISETLRCRICVTRYQSTLYTMHFRDYASYVKDTRGAAPAINGTKLAH